AAGGCGTCCCAAACCTCGTCGATTTCGGCGGCGGTGGGGAACACGTCCCAGAGTTGCTCGCCGACCAACTCCTCTTGGGAGTGTTGGAGGAGTTCTTCGGCGCGCTCGTTGACGTGGGTGAAACAGAACTCTTCGTCCACCGCGTAGAACGCGTCGGTAATTCGTCGCAGTATCTCCTCGAACTCGCCTTCGATGCGCACCCGCTCGGTGATGTCGGTGAACGCGAAGATGGCGCTGCGCTCCTCGCCGTCGGCGTCCAACGGCGACCCGTTCACGGAAACCCAGACGCGTTGGCCGTCCGGTCGCCGTAAGCCCAGTTCCATGTCGAAGATGGGGTCGCCAGTCTCTCGAACCTGTCTGAACGGTGCCTCGTCTGCGGACAGTGGATTGCCGTTTATATCGACTAGGTCCCAGCGGGAGTCGTCGTGAGAGAACGATTCGAGTTCCTCCTTGCTCCGGCCGTAAATCTCCTCTGCGCGCTCGTTGGCGAACTGTATCGTCCCAGCCTCGCCGACGATGACGATGCCGACGGGACTCGTTTCGAGGATTCGAGCCTTGACCTGCTTTTCCGCTTCGAGGCGTCGCTCGGTCCGTCTGTTTTCGATTTTGGACGCGAGGATATTGGCGACGTTCTGGACGAAGGTGACGTCGGATTCGGTGAACTCTCGTTCCTTCTTCGTGTGTACTCCAAGGATTCCCCACGGGTCTTCGAACGAACCGATGATGACGCTAATCCCGCTAATAACGTCGTGTTCGACGAGTAAATCCGGGCCGGAAAACCGCTCTTCCGTTGCAAGGTCGTCCACGACGACCGGTTCCTTGGTTCGGAGCGTGTGGACCGCCTGCGAATCGGTGCCCGTCGGAACCGTCGCACTCCCGATGAGTCCATCCTGCCAGCCCACTCCTTGCCGCAGACGGAGTCGCTCTCTGTCAGGCAGCAACTGGAGGACCTTACAGTAGTCGGCGTTCAGCGTCTCGGCGACTGCCGCTGCGGCGTCCTGCAACAATTGGTCGAGGTCCTCCGTTTCAAGTGCTTGCTGTCCAATCTCGGTGACGACCTCCTGCTGACGAATATGGCGTCGTATATTGATTTCCTCCTCAGACCGCGAATTCATACACCCGCGTCATGTTTCGGAAACACTCTAAATCTTTTCACTTATTTATCAAGGGACAAGACGACTAGAGACCGTATCTCCCAGTCGTCGAAATTACTCTGACGAGCCTTACTTCGTCGTCCGAGAGAGCGACGCTCTCTCGTGATCACGAAAGGGCGTCGCCCTTTCGAACGACTACGCTCAGTAAGACTGCGTTCGCGTGACCGACCCCCTTCAGTTCCACTTGGTAATCTGTCCCAAGCGACAGCCACCAAATCCAGACCCACAAGTGTAGACGACACCCTTATCCCCGACACACGACGAATACAACCCAATGAGTACGGAGACGCCGGACGCCACCGAGACCGAGGCGTTCGAGCGCGTCTGCGAGGAGATGGTCGAGCGCATCCTCGCGGGCGAGGTCGAGCGCGAGGACGTAGAGAGCGAGAAGCTGAAGGTGTGTTCGGAGTACTCCGCGCCGAAGGTGCCGAAGAACTCCGAGTTGATGGACTACGCGCCCGAGGAACGCCGCGAAGACTTGCAGGAGGTTCTCCAAACGAAGCCTGTTCGAACCGCCTCCGGGGTCTCGCCGGTCGCCATCATGACGAGTCCGCACAATTGCCCGCACGGGAAGTGTCTCTACTGTCCCGGTGGTCCCGGGTCCGAGTTCTCCTCTTCGCAGAGCTACACTGGTCACGAACCCGCCGCCGCGCGCGGCGTGCAGAACGACTACGACCCGTATGGACAGGTCACGCTTCGTCTGCACCAACTGCGGGAAATCGGCCACCCCGTGGACAAAGTCGAACTCATCCTGATGGGCGGGACGATGACCGCTCGAAGCCACGACTATCAGGAGTGGTTCGTCAAGCGCGCGTTGCAGGCGATGAACGACTACGACACGGACGCCTCCCCGGAACCCGCCGAGGGCGTGAGTTTCGCAGAGGACTCAGAGAACTACGACTTCGAGTATCTGGAAGACGTCATCGCGCGCAACGAGACCAACGACATCCGAAACATCGGGACCACCTTCGAGACTAAGCCCGACTGGTGTGACCCCGAGCAGATAAATCGGATGCTGGACTTGGGCGGCACCAAAGTAGAGGTCGGCGTCCAGACGACTTACGAACGCATCAACCGCGAGATGCACCGGGGCCACGGCGCACAGGCCTCTATCGACGCCAACCAGCGACTCCGCGATTCGGCGTTCAAGGTCGGCTTCCACATGATGCCCGGCCAACCGGGAATGAGCAAAGAGATGTGTCTGGAGGACTTCCGCCGCCTGTTCGAGGACGAGAAGTGGCGGCCCGACTACCTGAAAATCTATCCCACACTCGTCGTCCGCGGCACCGCCACCTACGACTGGTGGCACAAGGACGAGTACGAACCCCTGCAAAACGAAGAGGCCGCCGAACTCGTCGCCGAAATCAAGTCGATGATTCCCAAGTACACGCGCCTCCAGCGTGTCCAGCGGGACATCCCGGCGGACTTCATCGATGCTGGCGTCTGGAAGTCGAACCTGCGCCAACTC
The sequence above is a segment of the Halorussus halophilus genome. Coding sequences within it:
- a CDS encoding PAS domain S-box protein — translated: MNSRSEEEINIRRHIRQQEVVTEIGQQALETEDLDQLLQDAAAAVAETLNADYCKVLQLLPDRERLRLRQGVGWQDGLIGSATVPTGTDSQAVHTLRTKEPVVVDDLATEERFSGPDLLVEHDVISGISVIIGSFEDPWGILGVHTKKEREFTESDVTFVQNVANILASKIENRRTERRLEAEKQVKARILETSPVGIVIVGEAGTIQFANERAEEIYGRSKEELESFSHDDSRWDLVDINGNPLSADEAPFRQVRETGDPIFDMELGLRRPDGQRVWVSVNGSPLDADGEERSAIFAFTDITERVRIEGEFEEILRRITDAFYAVDEEFCFTHVNERAEELLQHSQEELVGEQLWDVFPTAAEIDEVWDAFHTARDEQVSTSYELYYDTLDFWVEANLYPSETGISVYFRDISDRVEREKKLKETIEKLEQSNEQLENFASMLAHEIRNPVAIGQIYSQQLPEAADSQAVDYVSEAFDRIEEMVDVMLLLTRGQGSVGDRKPISVDDVVREVWQTLDTRDATLTVDIDDEILADETYTQHLFRNLLENAVKHGGADASVRVERLPTGFYVADDGHGIPPEDREAVFEEGFTTTCDGEGSGLGLAFVREMSDVYEWECTVSESASGGAQIEFRDVEFVSGE
- a CDS encoding tRNA uridine(34) 5-carboxymethylaminomethyl modification radical SAM/GNAT enzyme Elp3, with the translated sequence MSTETPDATETEAFERVCEEMVERILAGEVEREDVESEKLKVCSEYSAPKVPKNSELMDYAPEERREDLQEVLQTKPVRTASGVSPVAIMTSPHNCPHGKCLYCPGGPGSEFSSSQSYTGHEPAAARGVQNDYDPYGQVTLRLHQLREIGHPVDKVELILMGGTMTARSHDYQEWFVKRALQAMNDYDTDASPEPAEGVSFAEDSENYDFEYLEDVIARNETNDIRNIGTTFETKPDWCDPEQINRMLDLGGTKVEVGVQTTYERINREMHRGHGAQASIDANQRLRDSAFKVGFHMMPGQPGMSKEMCLEDFRRLFEDEKWRPDYLKIYPTLVVRGTATYDWWHKDEYEPLQNEEAAELVAEIKSMIPKYTRLQRVQRDIPADFIDAGVWKSNLRQLARQKMEDHGWTCDCIRCREVGMNDEDPENVELDVMTYEAAGGTEHFISYEDPEKDLLIGFCRLREPGNPVRRELENAALVRELHVYGPMVEVGDESYDWQHKGYGTKLLRKAEEMAGDAGYDKVSVISGIGAREYYRNKLGYHQDGPYVSKRL